A genomic segment from Juglans regia cultivar Chandler chromosome 14, Walnut 2.0, whole genome shotgun sequence encodes:
- the LOC109003328 gene encoding uncharacterized protein LOC109003328, whose product MKGIMRFGKKGKLSPRYLGPFEVLERIGAAAYRLALPPQLSAIHDVFHVSLLREYVPDPTHVLEYEPLQVREDLTYEEFPIGILAQKAQALRKKTIPMVKVLWSNHTEK is encoded by the coding sequence ATGAAGGGAATCATGCGATTCGGTAAGAAAGGCAAGCTAAGTCCAAGATATTTAGGTCCTTTCGAGGTACTAGAAAGGATTGGAGCTGCAGCTTACAGGTTAGCCCTTCCACCTCAGTTGTCGGCTATTCACGATGTCTTCCATGTCTCTTTGCTTCGAGAGTATGTTCCAGACCCCACACATGTACTTGAGTACGAGCCTCTTCAAGTTCGCGAGGATTTGACTTATGAGGAATTTCCAATCGGAATTCTTGCACAAAAAGCTCAAGCACTCCGCAAGAAGACCATTCCGATGGTCAAAGTGCTTTGGAGCAACCACACGGAAAAATAG